The following are encoded together in the Sphingomicrobium clamense genome:
- a CDS encoding LytR/AlgR family response regulator transcription factor: MTIRTILVDDEPLATQGLQLRLDAHDDVEVVATANNGREAIRAVKTHKPDLVFLDIQMPGFDGFSVISGLMEVEPPLFVFVTAYSEHALKAFEAKAVDYLMKPVDEDRLAATLDRVRERLAEKGASRKAEKLQSALEEHAPEVAESVADGNDRPAASRYEQVINIRDQGQIFRVDVEDIERIDAAGDYMCIQTGDNTLILRETMKDLEKRLDPRRFQRVHRSTIVNLDQVKQVKPHTNGECFLVLDSGAEVKVSRSYRDVVARFVH; encoded by the coding sequence ATGACCATCCGCACCATTCTCGTCGACGACGAACCGCTCGCCACGCAGGGCCTGCAGCTGCGTCTCGACGCCCATGACGACGTCGAGGTCGTCGCCACCGCCAATAATGGCCGCGAGGCGATCCGCGCGGTCAAGACGCACAAGCCCGACCTCGTCTTCCTCGACATCCAGATGCCGGGGTTTGACGGATTTTCGGTGATTTCCGGGCTGATGGAGGTCGAGCCGCCTTTGTTCGTCTTCGTCACCGCCTATAGCGAGCATGCGCTCAAGGCGTTCGAGGCCAAGGCGGTCGATTACCTGATGAAACCGGTCGACGAGGACCGGCTAGCAGCCACCCTCGACCGCGTACGCGAACGGCTTGCCGAAAAGGGCGCCAGCCGCAAGGCGGAGAAGCTGCAAAGCGCGCTCGAGGAACATGCCCCCGAAGTCGCCGAGAGCGTGGCCGACGGCAACGACCGTCCCGCCGCCAGCCGCTACGAGCAGGTCATCAATATCCGCGACCAGGGCCAGATCTTCCGCGTCGATGTCGAGGACATCGAGCGGATCGATGCCGCAGGCGACTATATGTGCATCCAGACCGGCGACAATACGCTGATCCTGCGCGAGACGATGAAGGACCTCGAAAAGCGTCTCGACCCGCGCCGCTTCCAGCGCGTCCATCGCTCGACCATCGTCAATCTCGACCAGGTCAAACAGGTCAAGCCGCACACCAATGGCGAATGTTTCCTGGTGCTCGATTCAGGCGCCGAGGTGAAAGTCAGCCGCTCCTATCGCGACGTGGTGGCGCGCTTCGTTCACTGA
- a CDS encoding sensor histidine kinase, translated as MLDRERKAIIASEPVSSLKPGEAVPSEAPAKLVRQVDEQKGGKPAPILEGVGLDEPFFADKNRAFWLLQSLGWSGFFLLRSLSGIANSMGAMFVVHCLLLTATGYSITLLMASLYRRLIVMKVGVTAVATLVTVLVAALTFSFIETWSLATFVNPNVEPNPVLYLAAISLDFTLLAAWSALYYGINYYLLLEEQIDQRSKLESQASAAQLAMLRYQLNPHFLFNTLNSISTLVLLKQVERANAMLARLSSFLRYTLVNEPTAKVPLAKEVETLKLYLDIEKMRFEERLRPHFRIDADTVNARLPSLLLQPLMENAIKYAVTPSEEGADIWVTARREGQAVRIEVADSGPGSGGGHGTTHSTGVGLVNIKDRLAQAYGPAHGFRTKQNDKGGFSVILEIPYETEDTNT; from the coding sequence ATGTTGGATCGTGAAAGGAAGGCCATCATCGCCAGCGAACCTGTCTCCAGCCTGAAGCCCGGGGAGGCCGTGCCCAGCGAAGCGCCCGCCAAGCTCGTGCGCCAGGTCGACGAACAGAAGGGCGGCAAGCCCGCGCCGATCCTCGAGGGCGTCGGGCTCGACGAGCCCTTCTTCGCCGACAAGAATCGCGCCTTCTGGCTGCTCCAGTCATTGGGCTGGTCGGGCTTTTTCCTGCTGCGCTCTTTGTCGGGCATCGCCAACTCGATGGGCGCGATGTTCGTCGTCCATTGCCTGCTGCTGACCGCCACCGGCTATTCGATCACCCTTTTGATGGCCTCGCTCTATCGCCGGCTGATCGTGATGAAGGTCGGGGTGACCGCGGTCGCCACGCTCGTCACCGTGCTGGTCGCGGCGCTGACCTTTTCCTTCATCGAGACGTGGAGCCTCGCGACCTTCGTCAATCCCAATGTCGAGCCCAATCCGGTGCTCTACCTCGCCGCGATCAGCCTCGACTTCACGCTGCTGGCGGCCTGGTCGGCGCTCTATTACGGTATCAACTATTATCTGCTGCTGGAGGAACAGATCGACCAGCGGTCCAAGCTGGAAAGCCAGGCCTCGGCGGCACAGCTGGCGATGCTGCGATACCAGCTCAATCCGCACTTCCTGTTCAACACGCTGAACAGCATCTCGACGCTGGTGCTCCTGAAGCAGGTCGAGCGCGCCAATGCGATGCTCGCGCGGCTCAGCAGCTTCCTGCGCTACACGCTGGTCAACGAGCCGACCGCAAAGGTCCCGCTGGCCAAGGAAGTCGAGACGTTGAAGCTCTATCTCGACATCGAGAAGATGCGGTTCGAGGAGCGGCTGCGCCCGCATTTCCGGATCGACGCCGACACGGTCAATGCGCGCCTTCCCTCGCTCCTGCTCCAGCCGTTGATGGAAAATGCGATCAAATATGCCGTGACCCCGTCGGAGGAAGGCGCCGACATCTGGGTCACCGCGCGCCGGGAGGGGCAGGCCGTGCGGATCGAGGTCGCCGACAGCGGGCCGGGCAGCGGGGGCGGCCACGGCACCACCCATTCGACCGGCGTCGGGCTGGTCAACATCAAGGATCGACTGGCGCAGGCCTATGGGCCGGCACACGGTTTTCGCACCAAACAGAACGATAAAGGGGGTTTCAGCGTTATCCTCGAAATACCCTACGAAACGGAAGACACGAACACATGA